In [Leptolyngbya] sp. PCC 7376, a genomic segment contains:
- a CDS encoding FecR domain-containing protein — MKPHQNLPTLLLSVLCLAALPTISALSLQTPVIAQTSSRSMEVRRVIGNVTFRNSFTRAKSGDRLTNVGQGLSTGSRSSAVLALDAGIGTVSVSAKTSFLIKEFNTTSNGGKVTVIQVTKGQVRVNVRPFTNPQSRLQVKTPAGIAGVRGTEFGVAVADNGQTNVLTNEGSVAVSDPNKGETVEVNAGYATIVVEGEAPTEPVQFIENLDLEVSRARLNADGVWEMKGKVDPFNFIWIDDEQVQVQEDGSFEMNYARLPQGLTTVRMLTPLGSTKTTYLFVREESFPIQLRGEEDEFAG, encoded by the coding sequence ATGAAACCCCATCAAAATCTACCTACTTTACTGCTGAGCGTTCTGTGTTTAGCGGCTCTGCCCACTATCTCAGCGCTGTCTCTACAAACTCCAGTGATCGCCCAAACCAGTTCCCGCAGTATGGAAGTGCGACGGGTAATTGGGAATGTGACATTCCGTAACTCTTTTACCCGCGCTAAATCCGGCGATCGCCTCACCAATGTGGGACAAGGCTTATCTACAGGATCTCGTTCCAGCGCTGTTTTAGCCCTAGATGCAGGGATCGGTACCGTGAGTGTTTCAGCGAAAACAAGCTTTCTGATTAAAGAATTCAACACTACCAGTAACGGTGGTAAGGTCACAGTGATTCAAGTGACAAAGGGTCAAGTACGCGTTAATGTCCGGCCCTTTACCAACCCCCAATCTCGTCTCCAAGTTAAAACGCCAGCGGGCATTGCAGGAGTGCGAGGAACAGAGTTTGGTGTTGCGGTGGCAGACAACGGACAAACCAATGTCTTAACCAATGAAGGAAGCGTCGCAGTGAGTGATCCAAACAAAGGCGAAACTGTTGAGGTGAATGCAGGCTATGCAACGATTGTGGTGGAAGGGGAAGCGCCAACAGAGCCAGTTCAATTTATCGAAAACCTTGATTTAGAAGTGTCCCGTGCTCGCTTAAATGCTGATGGGGTTTGGGAGATGAAGGGCAAAGTGGATCCCTTTAATTTCATTTGGATCGATGATGAGCAAGTGCAAGTGCAAGAAGATGGTTCATTTGAAATGAATTATGCTCGCTTGCCCCAAGGGTTAACCACAGTTCGGATGCTCACCCCTCTTGGCTCCACAAAAACAACTTACCTCTTTGTACGGGAGGAATCTTTCCCCATCCAATTGCGCGGTGAGGAAGATGAATTTGCAGGTTAA
- the hemJ gene encoding protoporphyrinogen oxidase HemJ, giving the protein MAQFWSDIAPQAYFWFKAFHIIGVVVWFAGLFYLVRLFVYHAEAEKEPEPAKGILKKQYELMEKRLYHIITQPGMYVTVVMAIAIISTEPAILKSWWLHAKLALVALLLVYHFYCGRIMKKLAAGECDWTGQQFRVLNEAPTLLLVTIVMLAVFKNSLPLNWTGGLILALIVFMAAAIQLYAKKRRNDQEKLRQAQTQVSTELVSNS; this is encoded by the coding sequence ATGGCACAGTTTTGGTCAGATATCGCCCCCCAAGCCTACTTTTGGTTTAAAGCCTTTCACATCATCGGTGTTGTAGTCTGGTTCGCCGGGCTTTTTTATTTAGTACGTTTGTTTGTATACCATGCAGAAGCGGAGAAGGAACCAGAACCCGCAAAAGGCATCCTAAAAAAGCAATATGAACTGATGGAAAAACGCCTCTATCACATCATTACCCAGCCAGGGATGTATGTGACTGTTGTCATGGCGATCGCCATCATTTCAACCGAACCGGCCATTCTCAAATCTTGGTGGCTCCATGCAAAACTAGCTCTCGTTGCATTGCTATTGGTCTATCACTTCTATTGTGGTCGCATCATGAAAAAATTGGCAGCAGGCGAGTGCGATTGGACAGGACAACAATTCCGCGTCCTCAATGAAGCTCCAACATTACTACTCGTCACGATTGTAATGTTGGCCGTCTTTAAAAATAGCTTGCCTCTCAACTGGACTGGCGGTCTAATTCTGGCATTGATTGTCTTTATGGCAGCCGCGATTCAACTCTATGCCAAGAAGCGCCGTAACGACCAAGAAAAACTTCGCCAAGCTCAAACTCAAGTTTCAACAGAGCTCGTTTCTAATTCGTAA
- a CDS encoding OmpA family protein produces the protein MSSSSSQPQAPSTVRRSSVTKWIIVFILRIVVLSGFAAGAIALGLVAGHLSPMRDPQKPLFLRLADGSGGFVDTAQPELNQTVASLSDEERVEIETEIEGIQAQLQVLATRTQKLEAELELGNQEGNLATRLSNLTELMETSPEEFDASDTAANSTPSNDLKITLPSNILFNDSGQLSAEAEEILGAIAIDLQQTRLNTIKISGHSFPENEAQAEALSFQQAQSVKVFLDAQIDGNYRWLVVGYGDSEPLAADDKNANQRIEITTQAD, from the coding sequence GTGAGTTCATCTTCGTCTCAACCTCAGGCTCCGTCAACGGTTCGCCGTTCTTCCGTTACAAAATGGATCATCGTCTTTATATTGCGTATTGTGGTGCTGTCTGGTTTTGCCGCTGGGGCGATCGCTTTAGGCTTAGTGGCTGGACATTTATCACCGATGCGAGATCCTCAGAAACCTTTATTCCTCAGGCTTGCTGATGGCTCTGGTGGTTTTGTCGATACGGCGCAACCAGAACTTAACCAGACAGTTGCAAGTCTTTCCGATGAAGAACGGGTAGAAATTGAAACAGAAATTGAAGGGATTCAGGCGCAGCTACAAGTTTTGGCAACCCGCACCCAAAAGCTTGAAGCAGAACTGGAACTGGGCAATCAAGAGGGTAATCTTGCTACTCGCCTCTCTAATCTCACTGAGCTGATGGAGACGAGTCCCGAAGAATTTGATGCCAGTGATACGGCTGCAAATTCGACACCGAGCAATGATCTCAAAATCACATTGCCCAGCAATATTTTGTTTAACGATAGTGGTCAGCTTTCCGCTGAGGCTGAGGAAATCCTTGGGGCGATCGCCATTGATTTGCAACAAACTAGATTAAATACGATTAAAATTTCTGGCCATAGCTTCCCTGAAAATGAGGCACAGGCGGAAGCATTATCTTTTCAACAAGCCCAATCAGTCAAGGTTTTTCTTGATGCCCAAATTGATGGAAATTATCGTTGGTTAGTGGTGGGTTATGGTGACAGTGAACCACTTGCCGCTGATGATAAAAATGCTAATCAACGCATTGAGATTACAACCCAAGCTGATTAA
- a CDS encoding M3 family metallopeptidase: protein MTQNPLLIGQGLPSFKQVKAEQVEPAVTQLLNELEAAVNELEANVKPTWTDFIEPLTRMEEKLMWTWGIVGHLMSVKNSSELREAYEKMQPSVVQFISRWSQSKPIYEGYKAIREGENWSSLDPAQQRIIESSLRESELAGVGLEGEMKEKFNAIQLELAELSTKFSNNTLDATKAFKLKLTDKADVAGLPDSALSLAAQTARGEGEEKATPEEGPWVITLDYPSYLPFLKYAENRELREKVYKAAISKASAGEFDNHPQIDRILELRKEKAQILGFDNFAELSLARKMAPSVAAVEKLMDELREVSFDAAKAELAELTEFSGQSELKHWDVSYWSEKQREAKFGFKAEELRPYFSLPRVLEGLFGLAQRLFSVTITAADGEAPIWHEDVRYFKIADESGTHIANFYLDPYSRPAEKRGGAWMNDCVGRAKMTVEGKTTTRLPVAYLICNQTPPVDDKPSLMTFGEVETLFHEFGHGLQHMLTHVDFPGAAGINNVEWDAVELPSQFMENWCYHRETLFGMAKHYETGETLPEHYYQKLLAARTYMSGSGMLRQLHFSLLDIELHAKYNPASNETPEDVRNRLAETTTVMKPLPEDSFLCAFGHIFAGGYAAGYYSYKWAEVLSADAFSAFEEVGLEDEQAIATVGKKFRDTVLGLGGSLHPMEVFKQFRGREPQTEPLLRHSGLLQTA, encoded by the coding sequence ATGACTCAAAATCCCCTCCTAATTGGCCAAGGCCTTCCCTCCTTCAAACAAGTCAAAGCCGAACAAGTCGAACCGGCAGTGACTCAGCTCCTCAATGAACTTGAAGCAGCAGTAAATGAACTCGAAGCAAATGTGAAGCCCACTTGGACAGACTTCATCGAACCGTTGACCCGCATGGAAGAAAAACTCATGTGGACATGGGGTATCGTTGGCCATCTGATGAGCGTCAAAAATAGCTCTGAGCTCCGGGAAGCCTATGAAAAAATGCAGCCTAGCGTCGTGCAATTTATTAGCCGCTGGAGTCAAAGCAAACCGATCTACGAAGGTTACAAAGCAATCCGAGAGGGTGAAAACTGGTCTAGCCTTGATCCGGCTCAACAACGTATTATCGAATCATCTCTCCGGGAATCAGAACTCGCTGGAGTCGGTTTAGAAGGGGAAATGAAAGAGAAATTTAATGCGATTCAACTCGAACTTGCGGAACTATCCACCAAGTTTTCGAACAACACCCTTGACGCAACAAAAGCATTCAAACTGAAGCTCACGGATAAAGCTGATGTGGCAGGCTTACCGGACAGTGCCCTTAGTCTTGCTGCTCAAACTGCCCGCGGTGAAGGCGAAGAAAAGGCAACTCCAGAAGAAGGCCCTTGGGTCATTACCCTCGACTACCCAAGCTATTTGCCTTTCTTGAAATATGCCGAAAATCGTGAGCTGCGCGAAAAGGTTTACAAAGCAGCAATTTCAAAAGCTTCTGCTGGCGAATTTGATAATCATCCTCAAATTGATCGAATTCTTGAGTTGCGCAAAGAAAAAGCTCAAATTCTTGGGTTTGATAACTTCGCCGAATTGAGCCTCGCGCGGAAAATGGCTCCTAGTGTTGCAGCTGTCGAGAAATTGATGGATGAGCTACGGGAAGTAAGTTTTGATGCGGCAAAAGCAGAATTAGCAGAACTGACTGAATTCTCTGGTCAGTCTGAATTAAAGCATTGGGATGTGTCCTATTGGTCTGAAAAACAGCGGGAAGCAAAGTTTGGCTTTAAAGCAGAAGAATTACGTCCTTACTTCTCTCTACCTCGTGTCCTCGAAGGTCTATTTGGTTTAGCACAACGCCTCTTCTCTGTGACCATTACAGCAGCTGATGGTGAGGCTCCTATCTGGCATGAAGATGTGCGTTATTTCAAAATTGCGGATGAATCTGGCACTCATATTGCCAACTTTTACCTCGATCCATACAGTCGCCCTGCTGAAAAGCGTGGTGGCGCATGGATGAATGATTGTGTGGGTCGCGCCAAGATGACAGTTGAAGGTAAAACCACTACTCGTTTACCTGTGGCATACCTCATTTGTAATCAGACCCCTCCAGTGGATGACAAGCCCAGTTTGATGACTTTTGGTGAAGTAGAAACGCTTTTCCATGAGTTTGGTCACGGTTTGCAACATATGTTGACCCATGTGGATTTTCCTGGTGCGGCAGGCATTAATAACGTCGAGTGGGATGCTGTTGAGTTACCCAGCCAATTTATGGAAAATTGGTGCTACCACCGCGAAACTTTGTTCGGGATGGCGAAGCACTACGAAACCGGCGAGACTTTACCGGAGCATTATTACCAAAAACTTCTTGCAGCGCGCACTTATATGAGTGGTTCTGGCATGTTACGTCAATTGCACTTTAGTTTGCTGGATATTGAACTTCACGCGAAATACAATCCTGCCAGCAATGAAACGCCTGAAGATGTACGTAACCGCCTTGCCGAAACAACAACTGTGATGAAGCCTTTGCCAGAAGATTCATTCCTCTGCGCGTTTGGTCATATTTTTGCTGGGGGTTATGCGGCTGGTTATTACAGCTATAAGTGGGCGGAAGTTCTCAGTGCTGATGCGTTCTCTGCGTTTGAGGAAGTTGGCCTAGAAGATGAACAGGCGATCGCCACCGTCGGTAAAAAATTCCGCGATACAGTTCTTGGTTTAGGCGGTAGCTTGCATCCGATGGAAGTCTTCAAACAATTCCGTGGTCGTGAACCCCAGACTGAACCTTTATTACGCCATAGCGGTTTGCTTCAAACAGCATAA
- a CDS encoding DUF11 domain-containing protein encodes MSGYNFYSFLQQSLYQLWHHGSRKRTDLSVSVTNGVQEVFAGGEVVYTITVRNHSKRTVYGASLSDSLPSDLQDVEYYKGSVSLENQLEIDSLEDLSFKVPAYGSITYQVKGTIAPDAIGDLDYSVGVDVPRKYVDKNPYNNFDTDSDHLISLADLAITVTNDVDTVILGDEVVYAVTVTNNGVANVADANLSEFLSESLADVSYYLDAVDPGNLLEVGSLDEILVSLAAGEAVTYKVKGTVAELGSGELEYGVQVNVPDNVVDPNPHNNLAYDPGDGVDIDENGIDGDRILSLVDLAVSKVFDLTTVEALDNNGDGLADQYIATPSDQYTDSFVEYTLMVTNNGEATAQNVLLTEDLTQGMPFGLEFDQFIDLDGGTVLDTDENANTIEVGFEHLAAGESREVKVRAKIDAVKAFEFSAVFGNQDPGSDVINADIPEYSNLLLQGKFFLSPDLDKEAGSQVVNFNHLNIQNTAEVTSDSFETNTFDNSSTSRLDLTTIALDGELNNGSDVIIRSVERLGVIGSTRSYSLNPDPILVNGQNLLQFGVTNPFVGFGLNSGGTVTFEIRDVSGTAGADGIFGNTDDSGEGTLVTSFDVTDGGTDDLDADASEIIAEWAVDLAFLDPTKTFRLTTSTVDPTLGTQQFINYFDINGNAIPANTTDTTSNSLFINTSVGESEGVVVQANVTNPFSGFGLAAGGSANFTISEVTGTAGADGIFGNADDDVTGRQVLQTLAVTDGSSSDLDSDSAEVSAEFLIAKSLGESTSRVFAITTTVNDSAFGAQTFTNYFDINGQAIPANTTDTSDNSLFIDVALNTLTVTNGDSAFPTYNNSDFLLSGDLNNDGILDQFGGSLSEFIWNKIDDPQYLADLAVWESLDSDVEGEQAVIDFLLDKFLSAEVFSFENFQEGSFTLENEVGDRTTLEILDVELTPDDGEPDNTPDSMELLVNDHGVIFGDICYSSLEEALSDLSFAEPVRLNITFDDSNGDGKVKTFLQNLEPGLNTEQNWFVGEIKINSSVTGEVLLDGGNGRSHIDLSRIIVNVDGEGTPDLIIAGGNSKDAIVGSSFGEIIKGNNGKDVLSGFDGDDQIIGGKGFDIINGGRGDDLLSGGGYYTGYYANFFEHRERNQKDKFVFEGDFGNDVITDFGWFKDRLDISDFNLDISNLDTNGDRHINGHDNSAFVGVSNGDLMFDLTSVGGGTILLEDVHSIKAHTVIV; translated from the coding sequence ATGAGCGGTTACAATTTCTATTCCTTCCTGCAACAATCGTTGTATCAGCTTTGGCATCATGGTTCTCGGAAGCGTACTGACTTGTCGGTGAGTGTGACGAATGGCGTACAAGAAGTCTTCGCTGGTGGTGAGGTTGTTTATACAATCACCGTGCGCAACCACAGCAAGAGAACTGTGTATGGCGCCAGCTTAAGTGACAGTTTGCCTAGCGACTTACAAGATGTTGAATATTACAAAGGATCTGTTTCTCTCGAGAACCAGCTTGAAATTGATAGTCTCGAAGATCTTTCGTTTAAGGTGCCTGCCTATGGCTCTATTACTTATCAGGTAAAAGGCACAATAGCACCGGATGCGATCGGAGATTTAGACTACAGCGTTGGCGTAGATGTCCCTCGGAAGTATGTTGATAAAAATCCCTACAATAATTTTGATACCGATAGCGATCACCTCATCTCTTTGGCCGACTTGGCTATTACCGTGACGAACGATGTTGACACCGTTATCTTGGGTGATGAAGTGGTATATGCCGTCACTGTCACCAACAATGGTGTTGCCAATGTGGCGGATGCCAATCTATCTGAATTTTTGTCCGAATCCCTCGCTGATGTTTCTTACTATCTCGATGCTGTTGATCCCGGAAATCTCTTAGAGGTTGGCAGCTTAGATGAGATTTTGGTCAGTCTCGCTGCCGGGGAAGCCGTTACCTACAAAGTAAAAGGAACTGTTGCTGAACTGGGTTCTGGTGAACTGGAATATGGTGTTCAAGTTAATGTGCCAGACAATGTCGTCGATCCTAATCCTCACAATAACTTGGCCTATGACCCAGGCGATGGTGTTGATATAGACGAAAACGGAATTGATGGCGATCGCATTCTCAGTCTGGTAGATTTAGCTGTTAGTAAGGTCTTTGACCTCACGACTGTTGAGGCTCTTGATAACAATGGTGATGGTTTAGCAGATCAATACATTGCGACTCCCAGTGATCAGTACACTGATAGCTTTGTTGAGTACACCCTAATGGTGACTAACAACGGCGAAGCGACAGCCCAGAATGTTTTGTTGACTGAAGACTTGACTCAGGGGATGCCCTTCGGTTTAGAGTTTGATCAGTTTATTGACCTTGACGGTGGCACTGTCCTCGATACAGACGAAAATGCAAACACCATCGAGGTCGGATTTGAGCATCTTGCTGCGGGCGAATCTAGAGAGGTCAAAGTCCGCGCCAAAATTGATGCTGTTAAAGCGTTTGAGTTTAGTGCTGTTTTCGGTAACCAAGACCCCGGTTCTGATGTAATAAATGCTGATATCCCCGAATATAGCAACCTGCTTCTGCAGGGGAAATTTTTCCTCAGCCCTGATTTGGATAAAGAAGCTGGGAGTCAAGTCGTCAATTTCAATCATCTCAATATTCAAAACACCGCTGAAGTCACATCTGACAGCTTTGAAACTAATACCTTCGATAACTCTTCCACGTCTCGTTTGGATTTAACAACCATTGCCCTTGATGGTGAACTCAATAATGGAAGTGATGTCATTATTCGCTCAGTAGAAAGACTGGGAGTCATTGGCTCAACACGCTCCTATTCACTAAATCCAGACCCGATTTTGGTGAATGGTCAGAACCTACTTCAGTTTGGTGTGACGAATCCTTTTGTTGGCTTTGGTTTAAATTCTGGAGGGACAGTTACTTTTGAAATTCGTGATGTGAGTGGCACTGCTGGTGCAGATGGCATCTTTGGTAATACTGATGATTCTGGTGAAGGGACTCTTGTGACGTCGTTTGATGTCACAGATGGAGGTACAGACGATTTAGACGCTGATGCAAGTGAAATTATTGCTGAATGGGCTGTTGATTTAGCATTTCTCGATCCGACTAAAACCTTTAGGCTGACGACTTCGACCGTAGACCCCACTCTTGGGACACAGCAATTTATCAATTATTTTGATATCAATGGCAACGCAATACCAGCCAATACTACTGATACCACGAGTAATAGTCTCTTTATTAACACTTCTGTTGGCGAGTCTGAAGGTGTTGTTGTACAAGCCAATGTGACTAACCCTTTTTCTGGGTTTGGTTTGGCCGCTGGTGGATCCGCAAACTTCACTATCTCTGAGGTGACAGGCACTGCTGGCGCAGATGGCATTTTCGGTAATGCGGATGATGATGTTACTGGTCGTCAGGTCTTACAAACTTTGGCTGTAACAGACGGTAGTAGCTCTGATTTGGATTCGGATTCGGCAGAAGTGAGCGCTGAATTTTTGATTGCAAAATCGCTGGGAGAGTCAACGAGTAGGGTTTTTGCTATTACCACAACAGTAAATGACTCAGCTTTTGGTGCACAGACCTTTACGAATTACTTTGATATCAACGGTCAAGCTATCCCCGCCAACACAACTGATACATCTGATAATAGCTTATTTATTGATGTCGCGTTGAATACCTTGACTGTAACTAATGGTGATAGTGCTTTTCCCACCTACAACAACTCTGATTTTCTCCTATCTGGTGATTTAAATAACGACGGTATTCTTGATCAGTTTGGTGGATCGCTCTCAGAGTTTATTTGGAATAAGATCGATGATCCTCAATACCTTGCTGACCTAGCGGTATGGGAATCTCTTGATTCTGATGTCGAGGGTGAACAAGCCGTTATCGATTTTCTTTTGGATAAATTCCTGAGCGCTGAAGTATTTAGCTTTGAGAATTTCCAAGAAGGCTCCTTCACCCTGGAAAATGAGGTGGGTGATCGCACAACCCTTGAAATTCTTGATGTAGAGCTAACACCGGATGATGGTGAACCAGATAATACACCAGATAGCATGGAGTTGCTGGTTAATGACCATGGCGTCATTTTCGGCGATATTTGCTATTCGAGCTTAGAAGAGGCATTATCCGATTTATCTTTTGCTGAGCCTGTTCGTTTAAATATCACGTTTGATGATTCGAATGGTGATGGCAAAGTCAAGACTTTCCTCCAGAACCTAGAACCTGGTTTAAATACAGAGCAAAACTGGTTCGTTGGTGAAATTAAGATCAATTCGAGTGTCACCGGTGAAGTCTTACTTGATGGTGGTAATGGCCGCAGTCATATCGATCTTTCAAGAATTATCGTTAATGTGGACGGAGAAGGGACTCCTGATTTAATCATTGCTGGTGGCAATTCTAAGGATGCAATAGTGGGTTCCTCATTTGGCGAAATTATTAAAGGCAACAACGGCAAAGATGTTTTGTCTGGCTTTGATGGTGATGACCAAATCATTGGTGGTAAAGGCTTCGATATCATCAATGGTGGTCGTGGTGATGATCTGCTCAGCGGTGGCGGTTATTATACTGGCTACTACGCTAACTTCTTTGAACATCGCGAGCGGAACCAAAAAGATAAGTTTGTGTTTGAAGGCGACTTCGGCAATGATGTCATTACCGATTTTGGTTGGTTTAAAGATCGTTTAGATATAAGCGACTTTAATCTCGATATTTCTAACTTGGATACTAATGGCGATCGCCACATCAATGGTCACGACAACTCTGCCTTTGTGGGTGTGAGTAATGGAGATTTAATGTTTGATCTCACTAGTGTTGGAGGCGGCACAATCTTATTAGAAGATGTCCATAGTATTAAGGCTCACACTGTAATTGTGTAG